The DNA region AGGCCCGTCCGAAGAGCGACCGCCCGGGTGGCGGCGGTGGTGGCGGAGGTCGCTCCGGTGGCTTCCGCGGTGGTAGCCGTACCGGCGGGGGGGGCGGCGGCGGCCGTCGCGGCGGCGGCTGGTAAACAGCTAATTTAGCTTAGAGATTCACGGCAGGGACAGACCGGTCTCTGCCGTTGCTCTTGTTATGACGTTGTCATGCTTGACGTTACGCCAGGTACGAGTGTGGAAAGATACGGAACGGCAATCGAAGAGCAGTTTGGTGCATGTTGGAACCAAGTTGGCCGTGGGTTGTTTAATTGTCATTGGGGAGTAAACGAACAGATCCGGGCATTGGGTGAATAGTTGACGAAACAGAAAAAGCGGATATATTAAGTAATCTTATCCAGAGTTATTCTGCACCTAAGGAAGGAGCAACGCGTGAGAAAAGTTTTCGGAATTGGTGTGGCGTGTATGGCCGTTTTGGCTTTGGCAGCGATGCCAGCGTTTGCGGGCGGCGCAGAGTGCGCCAGCAAGGCCTCGGCTGATAAGGCGGCTTGCACTGCAGCTCACGGTACTGACGGCAAGATGATTTCGTCGGACGGCAAAGCCTGTCCGTCGATGGGCGCAACGAAGACAAGCGCCGATGCCAAGGCCTGCTGTGCCGCTCACGGCGGCAAGATGGCTTCCATGACCCCCGAAGAGTGCGCCAAGATGTGCGGCTACACCGGCGGTAAGTGCGAGATGGTCAGCATGTCCGTCAAAGGGATGACCTGCGGCGGCTGCGAGAGTTCGGTTACCGCGGCTCTGGAGAAAGTCCCGGGTGTGGTGAAGGTCGTCAGCATCAGCTACAAAGATGGCACCGCGATGGTGTGCGTTGACCCGGCCAAGTGCCAGAAAGACGGCTTGACCTCGGCTGTTTCCAACAAGGGCTATGAGGCTGCGATTATTCCAGCGGTTGCAACCACTGGCGCTGAAGGACATGGCAAAGTCTGCAGTCCGGAAGAGAAGGCTGCCTGCGCGGCTAAGGGCGCTAAGGCTGAGAAGACTACTCTCGAAGACTCCAAGTAATTCCTCTATCTGTGAGTCAAGGCGGGACCCGGTGCCCGCCTTTTTTTTGCCTGGCTGTTTGGTGTTGAGCGGCAAAACCTCATATATTCGCCTGATATTCATCGTTGAGGAGTGCACTGGTTGTCCGATTCAGATACTGTGATACATGCTCTTTCCTTAAAAGGCCGGCGGTCGAGATTGTTGAGCTTCGCTCGCAATGACTCTGGTGCCGTTGCAGAGCGGGGATCGAGATTGCTTCGTCACGCTCGGCGCGTGACTCGCAATGACTCCCACGGAAAATCATCACCGAATCCCGGAGCCAGTCATTGCGAGGCGCTTCGCCGAAGCAATCTCGTGCGGTTGGTCCCCCTGAATCCGAGATTGCTGCGCTTCGCTCGCAATGACGTGCCAGGTGTCGTGGGCCGGGTTCCGGAGTCCACCATAACGCGGACAGAGAAACCCGACAAGCATCGGCTCACGACCTTCCTCCTGAATATAGTTAGGAGTGCTGTCAGGCGTCCTCGCCTGACAGTTGTCCGAGTGCTCGGAGTGTCGGGCGAGGACGCCCGACACCACTACAACGGCCTGTGGTGCGCTACAATTGTTCTTCGCGCTCTCCTCGCTATCTGCTTGTTCATTATGGCTGCAGGCCTTCCGGCCAATGCCGCCAAATACGCGGGCGACCCTTTCTCTTTGGGCGTGGGTGCTCGTCCTCTGGCGCTCGGCGGAGCGGTTATTGCCGGGCCGTTCGATGCCACTGCCGCCTATTGGAATCCGGCAGGCATGAACCGCCTCGACGGCCGCTATCTGGTAGCAATGCATGCCGAGACATTCGGCTCGCTCCTGAATCACGACTACGTATCATACATCGACTCTCGGGAACGACCGAACTCGCTGATTCGCGCATTCGGTTTTTATGCCTACTATCTTGGCGGCGGGGGGATCAAGATCACCGAACTGAACCAATTCGACCGACCAGTGGTGCTTCGCGAGGAATCGCACGCCGATGTTCTGGTTGGCGCATCGGTCTCGGGACAGATTCGTTCCAAAGTCGATTTCGGTTTGACCGGTAAGATCATCTACCGGGATATTGGCACCGAGACGGGTATGGGACTGACACTCGATGCCGGCGTGCTCTACCCGGTGAAACCGTTCGCTCAAATCGGGCTGATGGTCACGGACATTACGAGCGGGTTCATTCGCTACTCCGGAAAGACGTTCGATGAGGGGAGCAATGCGGAATCGATCTATCCCACCGTGAAGCCGGGTCTCATGTTGTCTCGCCAGTACCGCGAGTTCACCGGTCGCTTCATGGTGAGCGGTGATATCAAGTTCGAAGGGCTCAAGTATGCGGCACAGTACTGGTCCGGTCCGGTGTCGCTCGACACGCATTACGGCTGGGAACTCGGATATCGCGAGATGCTGTTCGGTCGGGCGGGGTTCGATATTGGGCGGTTCACCGCCGGGGCTGGACTGGATATCCGGAATATAACGGTTGATTTCGCGTATCTGCATCAGGCGAATCTCGACGAAACGTTTCGGGTCAGCGCCGGGTACCGTTTCTGAATATGGACGGGACGACGTTCCTTGGTCTGGTGGCCGGTACGCTCACAACCGTTGCATTTTTCCCGCAGTTTCTCAAAGCCTGGCGCAGCAAGTCGACCAAAGACATTTCGCTTATCATGTACGTTGTGATCAGCACGGGCATATTGCTTTGGCTGGTGTACGGCGTTTTGATTCATTCTCTGCCTGTCATTGTCGCTAATGCGGTGACGATCGTTATCGCGCTGGCGATTCTGGTTCTGAAGATTCGATATAAGTAGGAGTG from Candidatus Zixiibacteriota bacterium includes:
- a CDS encoding cation transporter, encoding MRKVFGIGVACMAVLALAAMPAFAGGAECASKASADKAACTAAHGTDGKMISSDGKACPSMGATKTSADAKACCAAHGGKMASMTPEECAKMCGYTGGKCEMVSMSVKGMTCGGCESSVTAALEKVPGVVKVVSISYKDGTAMVCVDPAKCQKDGLTSAVSNKGYEAAIIPAVATTGAEGHGKVCSPEEKAACAAKGAKAEKTTLEDSK
- a CDS encoding SemiSWEET transporter yields the protein MDGTTFLGLVAGTLTTVAFFPQFLKAWRSKSTKDISLIMYVVISTGILLWLVYGVLIHSLPVIVANAVTIVIALAILVLKIRYK